From Mauremys reevesii isolate NIE-2019 linkage group 10, ASM1616193v1, whole genome shotgun sequence, the proteins below share one genomic window:
- the ELFN1 gene encoding protein ELFN1 has protein sequence MAGRQWAVTSALCMCVAAVSLLHTGGVQADCWLIEGDKGFVWLAICSQNQPPYESIPQQINSTIVDLRLNDNKIKSVQYSSLSRFGNLTYLNLTKNEISYIEDGAFSGQFNLQVLQLGYNRLRNLTEGILRGLGKLEYLYLQANLIEAVTPNAFWECPNIVNIDLSMNRIQRLDSNTFRGLNKLSVCELYSNPFYCSCELLGFLQWLEGFTNMTRTYDRMQCDSPPDYTGYFLLGQGRTGYRNALGMLSTLCTGSSYTMIPRFIPPRYQVTTAPSESPCSEEECFSGDGTTPQVSLHTPVGETEMRPNIRVKHLTHNSATLTVQIPYPFSKMYILAQYENGFSSVITKLKKQKEDIELTNLVAQRDYTYCVVSLHHVLRYNHTCLTLSPNKMSREDPVPTPSTATHYIMTILGCLFGMVIVLGVVYYCLRKRRQQEEKHKKAAGSMKKTIIELKYGPEMETTSITQLSQGQMLGGETVTRIPYLPSAGEVEQYKLIDSSETPKTTKGNYMEVRTGEQSERRECELSMPPDSQSSVAEISTITKEVDKVNQIINNCIDALKSESTSFQGVKSGAISTAEPQLVLLSEQISGKHGFLSPVYKESYSHPLQRHHSMEVPPKRSSTSSSGSIRSPRSFRSEGSGHKSEAKYIEKTSPTADTILTVTPAAAILRAEAEKIRQYSEHRHSYPGSHQGEQHDSLGGRKPSILEPLTRPRPRDLAYSQLSPQYHNLSYSSSPEYTCKPSHSIWERFKLNRKRHKDEEEYMAAGHALRKKVQFAKDEDLHDILDYWKGVSAQHKS, from the coding sequence ATGGCAGGTCGTCAGTGGGCAGTGACGTCAGCGCTGTGCATGTGTGTGGCGGCCGTCTCTCTGCTGCACACTGGCGGGGTGCAGGCAGACTGCTGGCTGATCGAGGGTGACAAGGGCTTCGTTTGGCTGGCTATCTGcagccagaaccagccccccTATGAGTCCATCCCTCAGCAAATCAACAGCACCATTGTGGATTTGCGACTGAACGACAACAAGATCAAAAGCGTGCAGTACTCCTCACTCAGCCGCTTCGGTAACCTGACATACCTCAACTTGACGAAGAACGAAATCTCCTACATCGAGGATGGTGCCTTCTCAGGACAGTTTAACCTCCAGGTGCTGCAGCTTGGCTACAACCGCCTGAGGAACCTGACCGAGGGAATCCTCCGGGGCCTAGGAAAGCTGGAGTACCTCTACCTCCAGGCTAACCTCATTGAGGCAGTCACCCCCAATGCCTTCTGGGAGTGCCCCAACATAGTGAACATTGACCTGTCCATGAACAGGATCCAGAGACTGGACAGCAACACCTTTAGGGGCCTGAACAAACTCTCAGTCTGTGAACTCTACAGCAACCCCTTCTATTGCTCCTGTGAACTCCTAGGCTTCCTGCAATGGCTGGAAGGCTTCACCAACATGACGCGCACCTATGACCGCATGCAGTGCGACTCCCCGCCAGACTACACTGGCTACTTCTTGCTAGGCCAAGGCCGGACCGGTTACCGCAATGCTCTGGGCATGCTCTCCACCCTCTGCACTGGCAGCTCCTACACCATGATACCTCGCTTTATCCCACCCAGGTACCAAGTGACCACGGCTCCGTCAGAAAGCCCATGCTCTGAGGAAGAGTGTTTCTCCGGGGACGGCACGACGCCCCAGGTCTCCCTCCACACGCCCGTGGGTGAGACGGAGATGCGCCCCAACATCCGGGTGAAGCATCTCACCCACAACTCGGCCACGCTGACGGTGCAGATCCCGTACCCGTTCAGCAAGATGTACATCCTGGCGCAGTACGAGAACGGCTTCTCTTCCGTCATCACCAAGCTGAAAAAACAGAAGGAGGACATTGAGCTGACTAACCTTGTAGCACAAAGAGACTATACCTACTGTGTGGTCTCCCTTCACCACGTCTTAAGGTACAACCACACTTGCCTCACCCTCTCCCCAAACAAAATGAGCAGAGAGGACCCAGTGCCCACTCCCTCCACCGCCACCCACTATATCATGACGATCCTGGGCTGCCTGTTCGGCATGGTAATTGTTCTGGGGGTGGTATACTATTGCCTCCGTAAGAGGCGTCAGCAGGAGGAGAAGCACAAGAAGGCAGCTGGGAGCATGAAGAAGACCATCATCGAGCTAAAGTATGGGCCAGAGATGGAAACAACCAGTATTACCCAGCTGTCCCAGGGGCAGATGCTGGGTGGGGAGACAGTGACCCGCATCCCCTACTTGCCCTCTGCTGGGGAAGTCGAGCAGTACAAGTTGATAGACAGCAGCGAGACCCCCAAGACCACCAAGGGGAACTACATGGAAGTGCGGACAGGGGAGCAGTCCGAGAGGCGAGAGTGTGAGCTGTCCATGCCGCCTGACAGCCAGAGCTCCGTGGCTGAGATCTCCACCATCACCAAGGAGGTGGACAAGGTGAACCAGATTATCAACAACTGCATTGATGCCTTGAAATCAGAGTCCACCTCCTTCCAGGGGGTGAAATCGGGGGCGATTTCCACCGCTGAGCCTCAGCTGGTACTCTTATCAGAACAGATCTCTGGCAAACATGGCTTCCTGTCCCCTGTGTACAAGGAAAGCTACAGCCACCCGCTGCAGAGACATCACAGCATGGAGGTACCTCCCAAACGCTCCAGCACTTCCTCCAGCGGCTCCATACGGAGCCCCAGATCCTTCCGCTCTGAGGGCTCCGGCCACAAGTCAGAAGCCAAGTACATTGAGAAGACATCCCCGACCGCAGACACCATACTCACTGTGACACCAGCGGCAGCCATTCTGCGAGCAGAGGCCGAGAAGATCCGACAGTACAGCGAACATCGGCACTCTTACCCGGGCTCACACCAGGGGGAGCAGCACGACAGCTTGGGCGGGCGTAAGCCCTCCATTCTGGAACCTTTGACCAGACCCCGCCCCAGAGACCTGGCCTACTCTCAGCTCTCTCCCCAGTATCACAACCTGAGCTACAGCTCCAGCCCAGAGTACACATGCAAACCATCACACAGCATCTGGGAGCGCTTCAAACTCAACCGGAAGCGGCACAAAGACGAGGAGGAATATATGGCGGCCGGCCATGCCCTGCGCAAAAAGGTCCAGTTTGCCAAAGACGAGGATCTTCACGACATCCTAGACTACTGGAAAGGTGTGTCTGCCCAGCACAAGTCCTGA